The DNA sequence CTGTCCAATGGGAATGCCCCAGAGTACATTTGCATACAAGCTGCTTCCATTCTCCTTCCTCAAGCTGCTCGTGACCATCACTTGACTAACACGCAAGCTAACGTCATTCACTTTAATGCATCAAGTTTGCAACTTGTTTTGCATCGCTTGTCACGTATCATATTCATTAAATGCGTGCAtatatgtaaaacaaatatgcAACACGATCCAAATGTTTCCAGCAAGACTGGAAACATTTGTGCATCCAATCAATTATTTAATAATTACCTGATGCATTTATCAACCAataaatagggacaagcggtagtaaatggatggatgggtggataaatAAAAACTAATGTAGCAGCCTCGATGAGTTTACTGAACAAAACATATTTACACCACAAGGCAGCTGATCATTTCTGATTGCACTGACAAATACTGACATCTAGCGGCCATTTGTCTACATTACACGTGCCCCAATTTTAAAAATATCTTCTCTTGCGTGTGtgctatagcagtgtttttcaatcttttttaagccaaagcacattttgcgTTGAaagaatccggaggcacaccaacagcagaaatcattaaaaaatgaacctCAGTTGAGAGTAAaaggtcgttgtcgcaattgttggatatgactttaaaccatcaccaagcatgcatcactatagctcttgtctcaaagtagctgTACTGTCACCCCCTGTCACATCAcgacgtgacttattttgagttttttgctgttttcctgtgtgtagtgttttagttattgtcttgcgctcctttttttgtggctttttctctttttggggtattttcctgcagcagtttcgtgtcttcctttgagcgctattccgcacatctactttgttttagcaatcaagattatttctgttgtttttatccttttttgtggggacattgttgattgacatgtcatgttcggatgtacattgtggacgctgtctttgctccacagtaagtctttgctgtcctccagcattctgtttttgtttactttgtagccagttcagtttaagttttgttctgcatcgccttctctaagcttcaatgccttttcttaggggcactcaccttttgtttatttttggtttaagcattagacacctttttacctgcacactgccccccgctgtttccgacttctacagagcaattagctacctgctgccacctactgatatggaagagtataacacggttactctgccgagctctagacagtacagacactcaacaacaacacatcatttgcagactataattactggtttgcaaaaaaatattttttacccaaatcggtgaaattagataatctcccacggcacaccagactgtatctcacggcacactggtgtgccgcggcacagtggttgaaaaacactgtgctataGTGCAGGGGTCTCCGACATCTTTTGCACAAAGGAGCGGTtggatgtaggcattattttcacgggcCGGTCTGCCACGTctggcagataaatacagcaaaaatgagTGCATGAAAAATAGAAGTCTCTAtaatgctgaattagtgggaCCCCTTCCCAGCAGACACAAGCCATGATATAACATTGATTatacacaggcccggccctaaccaatctggcgccctaggcaagattttaggtggcgccccccccacatcggcagtgaagtgtatatactcacaagaaaccgaatagctttgtctttgaccttttttttttacttacaactatacctaatatataaaggggtggagaagtgactattacctgcagggcaaacattagctaaccagaaggcaataacaatgtaaacaaaaaacacctgcttaaaagatctaatacaaatgtccctgaggaatgtaaggtgggagtactgtaattacctaacgttacattattattttccataacaatttaaaccctccacaatattaacccgacgttaaaacagaactagctatttattgattagcaattgccgaatcatgtaaaattagcttaatgctaaaaagccaggttactatcacattctgtaacagacaaataatttcatgtaggctaacgttacctacctgctaactgtctttttctcgtttctcctcctcttcttttctcttttttcttccttgggcacctgacagttttggccgttttgacaccttgtgttgattttttgatgtggtgacgtccaaaaagagtcatgatacgggaagggagggggcgcaccgtgcggggggaggggggggcgggggggcgtaatgttgtaacaaataatatttctattaaataggctttactttgcattttaattaacgtgggattattttttgtatttagaaataatagtatcaacttttttttcctttttttttttctccaacatttgtggcactggcgtggcgccccctgatggacggcgcccttagcatttgcctatacggcctatgccacgggccggccctgattatacacatatgttttttaaaactgacttctaaacaacgttgaaaaatagttgtatttgtaaattgagacaacgttaatGTCGAACGTTGGATCcacaatgttggttgggaaatgaccaaattttaatggtcagatcaacgtcacaacctgacattgaataaatgtcgtcaaaaaccatgttgtttcaacgttgtatttgtattgtaaaatattagttgggaaatgaccaaaattcaatggtcaaagcaatgtcagaacccaacattgattaagcgttgtcaaaaagcatgttgtttcaacgttaggtttgagttgctcaacgtcaggacctatttcaacaagttctcaacgttcttttaatgtcttgtgcatgCTCGGTGGCATGTTTTCCTTTGCAAAAAATCTCTCCAAAGACTTTTGTGAGTTTATTTTAGGCTAACATATGGGATGTGATATACATGATGTATCATTGTCGAAGACAAGAGCATAGCTGCCATTATAGTATATGGCTTTCTAAggatttatatttctatatatttctatttttatggttaaagtTATGTATTCACATTTTGTGCAATGGTTCATTCATAGATACACTTGTAAATGCTTTTTTGGTTGAATTGTCCATGTGAAAACATCTGTTGATGCTAACTACTTGTGCAATAGGGCTAAGTGCAACAataccagcactttaacttactgGGCCAGGTTAGATGTGCATTTTTTTCCTTCAGCACACTTACTATATGCAAAAAATTTGCACAGTTGCATTTTAGTACTAAAGCACTTCTCCATATGCCTACTATGGTGACTTTATTCTTGATCTGTCCTGAGCTGAGGTCATGCAGCAACCTACTGTTTTGTATGGGTCTCTATtgtatttaatgtttattattatattattatatctgAGTGTGTGTATTTTATTGTACTGTACTGCTTATTGTGCTGTCTAACTTAACTTTTTATGGACCTTGTTGAATACCAACCAGACGGTAACTGCggatggaaattagcctttggctacaatctggcacatttacaTTCTATATGTTAATGTGTATTGTCCCATGTAtaacaaatggcgacttcctatcaggagtttttCATACATCTATGAACAACCTTATTGGTGTGTTAAAGTGAGACTGGCGAAAGTTACGTCACAGAAAATGCAATGTGTCACGGACTATAGTGCAGTGAGATTCAAACTAAATCATTGCTCAACACATGATTTGTATATGAATTAAGATCACAAGTAGATTATTACCACAACTTTGAATGTCAGAGTACACACCTAGATATACAAGTATATCTACAAAAAGTATACTATCAACTGTTTTGTTCTGTGGCATCCTTTTATGCATTTGTtcctatgtgtatatacataacatCTTTCCCGCATGTCATTTGTCTGCAGTGTATTTCAGTGTGTATTTTGTAAACACATAAGGGCCACAAGTGAACGTTTGCTTTACTTACTCTCTGGTCAATACACAAACATGGAGTGGACAAGTAGCATTGGGAGAAAAGCCATGGCTAGGCAACACAAGGCTGAAGTTATGATTGCTGGAGAACAACTCAGGTATGAGGGAAGACATGGTTATATTTCAAACCCAGTCAAAATGAGATAGCTGGTGTCAACTTTGCTTCAAGGCTGAGGCTTCATGATGGAAAACTGATCAAAGACAGACGGTACCATCTCAGGACGTATCCAAATTGCTTTGTAGCGCAGGAGCTCATAGATTGGCTTGTGAGCCATAAGGAGGCGCCGGATCGCGTGACAGCTGTTTGTCTGATGCAACACCTCATGGACCAGGACATTGTCCACCATGGTAGGAATGAAGCGCCTCAACAAAGTGATGGGAATGAAAGAAAAATTGCAATAATTTTTTGAAATATTTCTGTTTTGTTGTAGTTTGTGATAAGAGGTCGGAGTTCAAGGATGCCAAACTGCTTTACCGTTTCCGCAAAGATGATGGCACATTCCCCTTCAATACAGAAGTAAAAATATTCATGCGAGGACAACGATTGTATGAGCAGTAAGAGCTTTGATGATAAGGAACATGCGAAACAAATTAACTACTGTATCATGATTTTATATCCAGTCAGCATTTCTTTACAAATGCCAATCTACTGATATTTAGTACAGATGCTGCACAAAACTGATTACAGTGTGTTGTTTGGATTGACATGCACAGAGAAGTAGTTATTCAGCAACATGATTATTGATATTGACTTGGATATTGATAATTTGGACTATGACATCCCACAGATTGACCTTAAAACTTGTGTTTAACTTCATGCTCTGCTATGCTATTTAGTTTAGAGAAATTGTAAGCTCTACTTGCAGTTGCTCTTTCACTGCACTGAAGTTCACTAGTACAGTTTTCATGACATCTGTTTGCAATCATGTTTCAAAATCCTAAactctgggggaaaaaaaaccctgAGCCTTAAGATGTCTAAAAAGCAGCTATTGTATTGGATATTAACAGCCTAAAGGTGTCTATCACCTGTCAAATGAAtgttccgccatcctcgtcactgacGTTTTTTACTTGTGCTAAACATTTtatccaccttgctcccagtgcccccCAAAATGGTGTATGAATGTATaagaatgtttggtggtggtcaaaGAAGCCCGTgctgcaaactggcagccacattACCGTCTATACCTCAGGGCAGTCGTGGCTACAGGTGTATCTTACCACCACCACAATGTGATTGTGAAGTGAATGACTAATGGGTTCTCAATCAAATCTCGAAAAAAGCActgtataaatctaatccattattattattatgtatatgaTCTATTTACTCCATATGTTTCATAATTGTATACTCTTAATGTAGTCTCATAGGGGACAAGCACTCAATTCTGCAGCTGAGAGAGGAACTCGGTGTTGCCTATCAACGCTCCTTTCCTGGCTGTCAGTTAATCGATTGGTTACTTCAAAACGGAGAAGCAGAGAGCCGGCGCCGGGGACTTGAGCTGTGCCGTGCTTTACAAGAGCATGGAATCATCCAGCATGGTGAGGGAACACAATTTTCTCTTTACATTAGATTTGGTGCTACCTGTTCATCCTCAACTCCTTATAATGGGACAGCCTGTGAATGTAGGTTGTTTGTACAATTCCTTAGAAAAAAGTGACGGTActctatgccagtgtttttcaaccttttttgagccaaggcacattttttgcgttgaaaaaatgcggaggcacaccaccagcagaaatcattgaaaaacgaaactcagttgacagtaaaaagttgttgtcgcaattgttggatatgactttaaagtataaccaagcatgcatcaatatagctcttgtctcaaagtaggtgtactgtcaccacctgtcacatcatgtcgtgacttatttggagttttttgctgttttcctgtgtgtagtgttttagttattgtcttgcgctcctattttggtgtctttttctctttttttggtgttttcctgtagcaatttcatgtcttcctttgagcgatatttcccgtatcttctttgtttttatccttcttcgtggggacattgtcgattgtcatgtcatgttcggatgtacattgtggacgccatctttgctccacagtaagtctttactgtcgtccagcattctgtttttgtttactttgtagccagttcagttttagttttgttctgcatagccttccctaagcttcaatgccttttcttaggggcacataccttttgtttatttttttttaagcattaaatacctttttacctgcacactgcctcctgctgtttcccacatctacaaagcaattagctacctgctgccacctaccgatatggaagagtattacacggttactctgccaagctctagacagcaccgacactcaactataacacataatttgcagactataattactggtttgcaaaaaatatttttaacccaaacaggtgaaattagatcatctcccacggcacaccagactgtatctcacggcacacactcgcggcacagtggttgaaaaacactgctctatgcaTCATAACACACATCATACTCACCTGGCCTATcagagaataagaagatgtagcaggagggatcagtgttgccaacttagggACTTTGCCGCTTTATTTAATAAGTATTCATACCCTTCCAGGTAGCAAAAAGCCGCTAGCAAAAAAATCTTGAGATGTTTTGTATTATTAGAGAGTCTGGCATGAAAGCAAGTATTGCTCTTCTCCTGCATCTAAAAGCACTGAGAGCCATATTGTTTGTGACATAACAAAAAAGAAGCAATTTCTAAACGCATTTACTTTTTGTGTTTCATACTCACTTTCTGTCTCCCCCACAACTAGGGATGCaacgataaacggtataatgataaaccacgGTAATACTCCTGGCGGTTTGTATTACCGTTTTGAGATGAAATGATCATAAAACCATAATTGATAACCAAAATGTGATACACTCAAGGACTGCTGACACTGCTCATTTACTTGAGAAGCAAGCTAGTGCTAGCTTGCTAGCAATCTTAAAAGCTAACATGTATACAGGAGACATTTacgtctttgattgattgattgaaacttttattagtagattgcacagtacagtacatattccgtacaattgaccactaaatagcaacacccgaataagtttttcaacttgtttaagtcggggtccacgtaaatcaattcatggtaaaatggtCTTCCCCCATTAAGAAACTACATAACCCAAatttaaacttgtataaacacataaaTGTCTGAGCAACTGAGCTACATGTGCACATTGAACTACAGGCTGTTTTCTTCGCACAAAAGTGACCGAAACATACTTGAAGGAATAATAACGACAGAAAGTGAACtcgtgtgacgtcacataaactggAAGTGAAACGCTCCAACACCTGTTTTTTcttcatcattaaaaaaaacattaaaacctttacaaattaaaacggaAGAAGATACATATTTAAACTCTCAAATTaaaataatggtaaatgggttatacttgtatagcgcatttctaccttcaaggtactcaaagcgctttgacattatttccacattcacccattcacacactgatggcgggagctgccatgcaaggccctaaccatgacccatcaggagcaagggtgaagtgtcttgctcaaggacacaactgatgtgacttggttggtagaaggtggggattgaaccaggaaccctcaggtttctggcacggccactctcccaaccgtgccacacCGTTCCCATATATAATATGGCTcttaagaagccagaacaatattcaatgtttattctgccaagaaagtatattacatccatccatccatttctaccgcttcttcctttcggggtcgcgggagtatATTACATGTGtctgtttattattattcataatatcTTAAATACAActttgttaaaagatttcagtttgtctataagtactttttgagcacattcaacaatactacgataataatgataactgtaatcattttggtcacaatgacATCCCGACCCACAACTGTATTCCTCTCTCCTACAATTCTATTACAATTTCATGCATATAtgcattcaacaatactgcgatAGTAATGATAACCgtaatcattttggtcacaatgacATCCCTACCCACAACTGTATTCCTCTCTCCTACAACTTCTATTATAATTTCATGCATGACGCACATATACGTCATGACAAAGTATGAAAATTAGACCCCTCTTCCCTCACCACCACCACCCCATAGATTGCAGTCATGTAAGAAACACTGGAACAGCCCAAATATAATGTAGTCTCAAACTCATTAACTTATTGTAAAagtactttgttttatttttgttctttCTCTCTTCCACCAACAGTTGCCAAAAAACATGATTTCTTTGACAGTGGACTGCTTTATCAGTTCTGCATCAATTTTCGCCGCAGACGACGACTGTCTGAGCTGCTGAATGATAGCGAACAAGACAATGATGAGGGCACAGCGGCGTCAACACATGAAGACAACCACCCTGACAGTCCATTTCTTCTGCGCAAAAAACAACCACTGGAGGCTGACGGCGCTTTCCAGTTAGGTCAgaaaaatatgcattattttcccTCATGGTTGCATATACTCCTTCTCTACTTTTGAATGACAGTGGGGGCCAGGAAGGACCTAAAACAGGTGATCAGTGGCCGTCGAGGCAGCTTGAGCTCCCTTCAGCTTCACTCTGCTGGATTTCCCCCTATTGTCCCGCTGTCATTAACCCCAATCATAAGATGCAACCCTAAATCTGGTAAGTGCCCAATTAAAATGAATGTATTTTGGTTGAGCTACTGTATATGGAGAAATGACCCTCATGTTGTTGCAGTTCTTAAAATATATTATACTTGTGATGAGTTACTGGCACCAGGAGCCCCCTTCACCAAGAGAGTGTTGACGGTGAGTTGCTGTGTTGAAACTATCATCAGTCAATATTATTTCATTATCATCAATATACATATTTGCTCTGGGTTCTAATTAAGCTCTGACTTTTCCGCATAGTTTGCATGCTTAGGTTGTAagactctaaatcaggggtgtcaaactcattttagctcaggggctgcatggaggaacatttgtgcacacgcgggccggactattaaaatcatggcattaaaactaaaaaataaagacaacttcagattgttttctttgtcttactttggccaaaaatagaacaaacacattatgaatgtcatgacttggtcctggggtttagtttttctcgaaggcaacggaaagttggctcgggcgagacgggaatgcaggtacatttttatttaaacactataaatacaaaacaaggaagtaaacaaaaagtgcgcacaatggtggagaacaaactatgaaaccaaacacttgcacaaaggcaaaaactatgaacaacaaaaaacactaactgtggcaataataaacaaaacttacttggcatggacaaaaaggagcagcgtgaacgatggacatgaaaaaagagtcagaaatgtgcagagcataaatgtggggatgtcaccagaaagacaaactgaaaaacaatgaacttaaatactacagacatgattaacgaaaacaggtgcgtgactcaaaacgtgaaacaggtgcgtgacgtgacaggtgaaaactaatgggttgatataatgacaaacaagagtgcacaatgagtccaaacgtggaacaggtgaaactaatgggtaatcatggaaacaagacaagggagtgaaaagccagaaactaaagagtccaataactaaacaaaacatgactaagacaaaacatgattacacagacatgacaatgaaaatattacaataaatatatagaaaaaaataccggcagcggtaaagtttagatccataaaggaaagaagaaagtgaatgaatgtttataactgaatacatttacatatgtataaaaaattattttcttctgtattattttttttatgaattaagtaacgtttatgacagtgg is a window from the Nerophis lumbriciformis linkage group LG28, RoL_Nlum_v2.1, whole genome shotgun sequence genome containing:
- the LOC133570760 gene encoding DEP domain-containing mTOR-interacting protein, whose amino-acid sequence is MEWTSSIGRKAMARQHKAEVMIAGEQLRLRLHDGKLIKDRRYHLRTYPNCFVAQELIDWLVSHKEAPDRVTAVCLMQHLMDQDIVHHVCDKRSEFKDAKLLYRFRKDDGTFPFNTEVKIFMRGQRLYEHLIGDKHSILQLREELGVAYQRSFPGCQLIDWLLQNGEAESRRRGLELCRALQEHGIIQHVAKKHDFFDSGLLYQFCINFRRRRRLSELLNDSEQDNDEGTAASTHEDNHPDSPFLLRKKQPLEADGAFQLVGARKDLKQVISGRRGSLSSLQLHSAGFPPIVPLSLTPIIRCNPKSVLKIYYTCDELLAPGAPFTKRVLTVTGDALGWGFVVRGVAPCYVQAVDPGSPAAAAGVKVQQFLCQVNGQCVLYLDYRTVTTLVMTGPRIVVLEVMEPQKY